From the genome of Methanofervidicoccus abyssi, one region includes:
- the ftsZ gene encoding cell division protein FtsZ: MKFLKGIVEEGIEPIEEDMEMSEVDKELLEFIEKSKIKITVVGCGGAGNNALNRLAKEKIEGIKTVAINTDAQQLIKTKADVKVLIGKNLTRGLGAGGDPVKGEEAAKENAEDIKKAIQDSDMVFITCGLGGGTGTGSAPIVAEISRKLGALTVAVVTLPFSMEGKIRMNNAIQGLEKLKKVADTIVIIPNDKLLEIVPNVPLRVAFKVADEILINSVKGMIDLVQNVGDIHLDFADVKAVMSNGGIAMIGIGESDSENRAKEAINMALNSPLLCVEVDGAKGALIHITGPKDMSVEEAKEIVSTVTERLDENATIIWGTTIDENAENTIKVLLIITGTKSTEIAPFSTPKGKKPVVIDILPSI; this comes from the coding sequence TTGAAGTTTTTAAAGGGTATAGTTGAGGAAGGGATTGAACCTATAGAAGAAGATATGGAAATGTCGGAAGTTGATAAAGAACTTTTGGAATTTATCGAGAAGTCTAAGATTAAAATAACTGTAGTAGGTTGTGGAGGTGCAGGGAATAACGCCTTAAATAGACTAGCAAAGGAGAAGATAGAAGGGATAAAAACTGTTGCTATAAATACCGATGCCCAACAACTTATAAAGACAAAGGCAGATGTAAAGGTTCTCATAGGTAAAAACCTTACAAGGGGGTTGGGTGCTGGTGGAGATCCTGTGAAGGGGGAAGAGGCTGCCAAGGAAAATGCTGAGGATATTAAAAAGGCTATACAGGACTCTGACATGGTATTTATAACTTGTGGGCTAGGTGGAGGTACTGGAACAGGATCTGCTCCAATAGTGGCAGAGATATCGAGGAAGTTAGGGGCCTTAACTGTTGCAGTGGTTACCTTACCTTTCTCCATGGAGGGAAAGATCAGAATGAACAACGCTATACAGGGACTGGAGAAGTTGAAAAAAGTAGCAGATACCATAGTTATAATCCCAAATGACAAACTCCTAGAGATAGTTCCAAATGTACCTCTGAGAGTGGCATTTAAGGTTGCTGACGAGATCCTCATTAACTCTGTAAAAGGTATGATAGATCTTGTGCAGAACGTTGGTGATATTCATCTAGACTTTGCAGATGTAAAGGCTGTGATGAGTAACGGCGGTATAGCAATGATAGGTATAGGAGAGAGTGATTCCGAGAACAGGGCTAAAGAAGCTATAAATATGGCGTTGAACAGTCCTCTCCTCTGTGTGGAGGTAGATGGGGCTAAAGGTGCACTGATACATATTACAGGGCCAAAGGATATGAGTGTAGAGGAAGCTAAGGAAATAGTCTCAACAGTTACAGAGAGATTAGATGAGAATGCTACTATAATTTGGGGTACTACAATTGATGAAAATGCGGAGAATACTATCAAAGTATTACTTATAATTACAGGTACTAAATCCACTGAAATAGCACCATTTAGCACACCAAAGGGTAAAAAACCAGTAGTTATCGATATACTTCCTAGTATCTAA
- a CDS encoding protein translocase SEC61 complex subunit gamma, producing MKGKIEIEEKIERLKSFLNQCKRVLMVLRKPTTEEYLNVAKVTGLGICFLGMLGYIIHVPIVYLKGLVKKV from the coding sequence ATGAAAGGGAAAATAGAGATAGAAGAAAAAATAGAAAGATTGAAATCCTTCCTAAATCAGTGCAAAAGGGTGCTGATGGTACTGAGGAAACCTACAACAGAAGAGTATTTAAATGTTGCAAAGGTTACAGGTTTAGGGATATGTTTCTTAGGGATGTTGGGATATATAATACATGTACCTATAGTGTATCTAAAGGGATTGGTTAAAAAGGTATAA
- a CDS encoding GltB/FmdC/FwdC-like GXGXG domain-containing protein encodes MGNEEIVVIDAKDMNYRELNEKIHEVLNKNPNIKKIVLKNVLGQRYIGNGIQKRGLTIEVYGVPGGDLGMFMSGPTIIVYGNTEHAPGNTMDDGKIIIHGSGGDVTGHSMRGGKIFVRDDVGYRSGIHMKEYKDKFPVLVIGGRAKDFLGEYMAGGMILVLNIDREGKDLGKIEGRMIGTGIHGGSIYIRGEVDGFQLGVAADIKEFTEEDREKIKKYIEEFCNYFNLNEDIREKLINSEYTKIAPVSKRPFGKLYTHDLR; translated from the coding sequence ATGGGGAATGAGGAGATAGTAGTAATAGACGCCAAGGACATGAATTACAGGGAGTTAAATGAAAAAATCCATGAAGTTCTGAATAAAAACCCCAACATAAAAAAGATAGTCTTAAAAAATGTTTTAGGACAGAGATACATAGGAAACGGTATCCAAAAGAGGGGTCTAACCATTGAGGTCTACGGAGTACCTGGGGGAGATCTTGGGATGTTCATGAGTGGTCCTACTATTATAGTCTACGGTAATACAGAACATGCTCCTGGGAACACCATGGATGACGGTAAGATTATAATCCACGGAAGTGGGGGAGACGTAACTGGACACTCTATGAGAGGAGGAAAGATATTTGTAAGGGATGATGTGGGTTATAGAAGTGGTATCCATATGAAGGAGTATAAGGATAAGTTTCCAGTACTGGTTATAGGTGGTAGGGCTAAAGATTTCTTGGGAGAGTATATGGCAGGAGGCATGATATTGGTGCTGAATATAGATAGAGAAGGTAAAGACCTTGGAAAGATTGAGGGGAGGATGATAGGGACAGGTATCCATGGAGGTAGTATTTATATAAGGGGAGAAGTGGATGGGTTCCAACTTGGTGTAGCGGCAGATATTAAGGAATTTACAGAAGAGGATAGAGAGAAAATAAAGAAGTATATAGAGGAGTTCTGTAATTATTTCAACCTAAATGAAGATATAAGGGAGAAATTGATTAACTCGGAATACACGAAGATAGCACCAGTATCTAAGAGACCTTTTGGAAAGTTATACACTCACGATTTAAGATAA
- a CDS encoding class II glutamine amidotransferase has product MCGIIGFISRKKRLIRGDKIAIALDSLKERGNGQGSGYVGYGIYPEYKDYYALHVFLKNIPTYHQIIDKIKNILSKYGVVVKDEEIPVKEGVLKKEFIPWRFFYDFHDSYKDIENDLMVNIVMEINDRVNGAFVFSSGKNLGVFKATGWPKEVAEFYRLDEYEGYMWLAHARYPTNTRGWWGGAHPFNILNWSVVHNGEITSYGTNKRYVESFGYKCKMFTDTEVVAYIFDLLIRKHKLPVEYALSAIAPKFWDEIDRMDEEERRIHEAIRMTYGPAALNGPFAIVVGTHEGMIFMNGDIEKNNTMIGLTDRIKLRPLVAAEKDDLVFVSSEEAAIRRICPELDKVEMPNAGSPVIVRIE; this is encoded by the coding sequence ATGTGTGGCATTATTGGATTTATAAGTAGAAAGAAGAGGTTGATAAGAGGAGATAAGATAGCGATAGCATTAGATAGTTTAAAGGAGAGGGGAAATGGACAAGGTTCAGGATACGTAGGTTATGGAATTTATCCAGAATATAAGGATTACTATGCCTTACATGTTTTCTTAAAGAACATCCCTACTTACCATCAGATAATAGATAAGATAAAAAATATACTGAGTAAATATGGGGTTGTAGTCAAGGATGAAGAGATCCCGGTAAAGGAAGGGGTTTTAAAAAAGGAGTTTATACCTTGGAGGTTCTTCTACGACTTTCACGACTCCTACAAGGATATTGAAAACGATCTAATGGTAAATATAGTTATGGAGATAAACGACAGGGTTAATGGAGCCTTTGTATTCTCCAGTGGTAAGAACTTAGGTGTCTTCAAGGCTACAGGATGGCCTAAGGAAGTGGCAGAATTCTACAGGTTGGATGAGTACGAGGGTTATATGTGGCTGGCTCATGCAAGGTATCCTACAAACACGAGAGGTTGGTGGGGAGGCGCCCATCCTTTCAATATACTCAACTGGTCTGTTGTACATAATGGGGAAATAACAAGTTACGGCACAAATAAGAGGTATGTGGAGAGTTTCGGTTATAAGTGTAAGATGTTCACAGATACAGAGGTTGTGGCCTATATCTTCGACCTTCTCATTAGGAAACATAAACTACCTGTGGAGTACGCCCTAAGTGCCATAGCACCTAAGTTCTGGGATGAGATAGATAGGATGGATGAGGAGGAGAGGAGGATACATGAAGCAATAAGGATGACCTACGGTCCGGCAGCTCTAAATGGACCCTTCGCTATAGTGGTTGGTACCCATGAAGGAATGATATTTATGAATGGAGATATAGAGAAAAACAATACCATGATAGGACTTACGGATAGAATAAAACTTAGACCTCTTGTAGCCGCTGAGAAGGATGATTTAGTATTTGTATCCAGTGAGGAAGCTGCCATAAGAAGAATATGTCCTGAATTAGATAAAGTGGAGATGCCTAATGCTGGGTCTCCTGTAATCGTTAGAATAGAGTAA
- a CDS encoding DNA topoisomerase IV subunit A, protein MISSKAREKAKRKIIEVANSMYDLILKGKRPKLKIPIRSLSNAKFDREKGTFVLLGKEKERTLTVNQAKVFAQTIKMMEFAKELLDNNDFSTLREAYYVSKNWGEARFDDQQPSNEVIEDLEAALGCLREELGFIPEEDGSAVVGPLKIVDRTVEGEELKVDCRKLGSGAYNIPNDVTRLEFETDADFILAIETAGMFARLNAEKFWKKKNCILVSLKGVPARATRRFIKRLNEEHGLPVLVFTDGDPYGYLNIYRTLKVGSGKAVHLAEKLAVPSARLIGVTPQDIVDYDLPTHPLKEQDIKRLKDGLKNDDFVKSFPEWQKALNQMLMMKKRAEQQSLAKYGLKYVVNEYLPAKIEDPKSWLP, encoded by the coding sequence ATGATATCATCCAAAGCAAGAGAAAAGGCTAAAAGGAAGATTATAGAAGTTGCCAACAGTATGTACGATCTTATATTAAAGGGAAAGAGACCAAAACTCAAAATACCTATTAGAAGTTTAAGTAATGCAAAGTTTGATAGAGAAAAAGGCACCTTTGTACTGCTGGGAAAGGAGAAAGAGAGGACTTTAACAGTCAATCAGGCAAAGGTCTTTGCACAAACTATTAAAATGATGGAATTTGCAAAGGAACTCTTAGATAATAACGACTTTTCAACTCTAAGGGAGGCGTATTACGTTTCAAAGAACTGGGGGGAAGCGAGATTTGATGATCAACAGCCATCTAACGAGGTTATAGAGGATCTCGAGGCTGCACTTGGGTGTCTAAGGGAGGAGTTGGGATTTATTCCAGAGGAAGATGGTTCTGCAGTGGTAGGCCCCTTGAAGATAGTGGATAGGACTGTAGAAGGTGAAGAGTTGAAGGTAGACTGTAGAAAGTTAGGTAGTGGTGCCTACAACATTCCCAATGATGTTACAAGGTTGGAGTTTGAGACAGATGCAGATTTTATACTTGCAATAGAGACTGCAGGTATGTTTGCCAGATTAAACGCTGAAAAATTCTGGAAGAAGAAGAATTGTATCTTAGTATCTTTAAAGGGAGTCCCTGCAAGAGCTACTAGGAGATTTATAAAGAGATTAAATGAAGAACATGGTCTTCCAGTCCTAGTATTCACAGATGGAGATCCCTATGGGTATCTAAACATCTATAGAACATTGAAGGTAGGGAGTGGTAAGGCCGTCCATCTTGCAGAGAAGCTGGCTGTCCCAAGTGCCAGGTTGATAGGAGTTACACCTCAAGATATAGTGGATTACGATTTACCAACACATCCCTTGAAGGAACAGGATATAAAGAGGTTGAAAGACGGGTTAAAGAATGATGACTTTGTAAAGAGTTTCCCCGAGTGGCAGAAGGCACTTAATCAGATGTTGATGATGAAGAAAAGGGCTGAACAGCAGTCTCTCGCTAAGTATGGTTTAAAGTACGTTGTTAATGAGTACCTCCCAGCGAAGATAGAAGATCCGAAGAGTTGGCTACCTTAG
- a CDS encoding SWIM zinc finger family protein, with product MKYKWIYESKIRERGRNYYRNNLVKYCVKFGNKLYGKVLGGELYNTVVDLKDYSGTCSCSYRYNCKHAYALIEAFLNNDYVDGDKIFEDLKKKSKEEILEILRNVVVEYNLWKVIIKKDSNLLEEGRSILKLIPYERKNIYTFKSFLRNRFLKNSKDEELLKLLEDILSSSYFEDEELYDMLDMILHEIFERGNREVVEKLFVLAKKYNILWFVEEYYYDYNIR from the coding sequence ATGAAGTATAAATGGATATATGAAAGTAAGATAAGAGAGAGAGGTAGAAACTATTATAGAAACAACTTGGTAAAATACTGTGTAAAGTTTGGTAACAAACTATACGGTAAAGTATTGGGTGGAGAACTCTACAATACTGTTGTAGATTTGAAGGATTATTCAGGTACCTGTTCCTGTTCCTATAGATACAACTGCAAACATGCCTATGCTCTTATAGAGGCTTTTTTAAACAATGATTATGTAGATGGAGATAAGATATTTGAAGATTTGAAAAAGAAATCGAAAGAAGAAATATTGGAGATCTTAAGGAATGTAGTTGTAGAATACAACCTATGGAAAGTAATTATTAAGAAGGACAGCAATCTCTTAGAGGAAGGTCGTTCTATTTTAAAACTTATTCCATACGAGAGGAAAAATATCTATACCTTTAAATCATTTCTAAGGAATAGGTTTTTAAAAAACTCCAAGGATGAAGAATTACTTAAACTTTTGGAAGATATACTATCTTCTTCTTATTTTGAGGACGAAGAACTATACGATATGTTGGATATGATACTCCATGAGATATTCGAGAGAGGGAACAGGGAAGTTGTAGAGAAGTTATTTGTCCTGGCGAAGAAGTACAACATACTATGGTTTGTAGAGGAATATTACTACGACTACAATATACGATGA
- a CDS encoding Coenzyme F420 hydrogenase/dehydrogenase, beta subunit C-terminal domain, producing MKSYLNLKEEVWDRNICSGCGACVSVCPVDNIYFKEESPVKFVCDECACIIEPVEGIEHPVSAEFCKTTLYDVRCGACYDACPRTEKARISDTEPGLGRILKKYRVKAKIDVKNAQNGGVVTAILTNAFEEGLIDGALVMKEDKWTLEPEPYLATSKEEVIESAGSKYSWNVPILKTLKDAVMNKKLRRIAVVGTPCVMDAIYQIMSSNNDLLRPFKNAIRLKIGLFCFETYDYDKMIKILEERNINPWTVRKMEIVRGELRVTLINGDTVRFSLKDIEHAVRVGCKVCRDFTGVTADISVGNVGTPLGYSTVLVRTPWGEGFIDRAYRNGYISIEGDVNLDAIRKLLELKKKRKTV from the coding sequence ATGAAGTCCTACTTGAACTTAAAGGAGGAAGTGTGGGATAGAAACATATGTTCAGGATGTGGGGCCTGTGTTTCAGTATGCCCTGTGGATAACATATACTTCAAGGAGGAGAGTCCTGTAAAGTTTGTATGTGATGAATGTGCCTGTATTATAGAACCTGTGGAGGGTATTGAACATCCAGTATCTGCAGAGTTCTGTAAAACTACACTCTACGATGTAAGATGTGGAGCCTGCTACGACGCCTGTCCAAGGACAGAGAAAGCCCGTATCTCAGATACTGAACCTGGTTTAGGTAGGATACTGAAAAAATATAGGGTCAAGGCAAAGATAGATGTAAAGAACGCCCAAAATGGAGGGGTGGTAACTGCAATACTTACCAACGCCTTTGAGGAGGGACTTATAGATGGGGCATTAGTTATGAAGGAGGATAAATGGACATTAGAACCAGAACCCTATCTTGCCACCTCAAAGGAAGAAGTTATAGAATCTGCAGGGAGTAAGTACAGCTGGAACGTCCCTATACTTAAAACCCTTAAGGATGCAGTGATGAATAAAAAACTGAGGAGAATAGCGGTAGTAGGAACTCCCTGTGTAATGGATGCCATATATCAGATAATGTCTTCAAATAACGATCTACTTAGACCTTTCAAAAATGCCATAAGACTGAAGATAGGACTATTCTGTTTTGAGACTTACGACTATGATAAGATGATAAAGATACTTGAGGAAAGAAATATCAATCCTTGGACAGTGAGGAAGATGGAGATAGTAAGGGGGGAGTTGAGAGTTACACTTATAAATGGGGATACTGTTAGATTCAGCTTGAAAGATATAGAACATGCAGTTAGAGTAGGTTGTAAAGTTTGTAGAGATTTCACAGGAGTTACTGCAGATATCTCTGTAGGAAACGTAGGGACACCCCTTGGATACTCCACTGTACTTGTAAGAACACCTTGGGGCGAGGGATTTATAGATAGAGCATATAGAAATGGGTATATTTCTATAGAGGGAGACGTAAATTTAGATGCTATCAGAAAACTTTTGGAGTTAAAGAAAAAAAGAAAGACTGTGTAG
- a CDS encoding glutamate synthase-related protein, translating to MIPSAVPPKYKVEIDRDRCMLCGRCVEECSWGVYRKEKDRIVIYSNRCGACQRCIVMCPRDAITVRKNTTCWRDHPLWTAEVREDIINQSKTGCVLLSGMGNAKEYPTYFDRIVLDACQVTNPSIDPLREPMELRTYIGKKPKKLEFEFVEEEIDGKKIKKAKLKTKIAPNLKLETPIMIAHMSYGALSLNAHLAMAKAVKECGTYMGSGEGGLHKALYPYADHIITQVASGRFGVNVDYLNRGAAIEIKIGQGSKPGIGGHLPGEKVTAEVSMTRMIPEGTDAISPAPHHDIYSIEDLAQLVRSLKEATRWKKPVFVKIAAVHNVAAIANGIATSDADAVVIDGFKGGTGAAPKVFRDHVGIPIEMAIAAVDERLREEGVRNEVSIIASGGIRNSADVFKAIALGADAVYIGTAAMVALGCRVCGRCYTGQCAWGIATQRPELVNRLDIEEGARRVANLIKAWTLEIKELLGAAGINSIESLRGNRDRLRGIGLNEVELKALGIKHVGF from the coding sequence ATGATACCCTCAGCAGTTCCACCAAAGTACAAGGTAGAAATAGATAGAGATAGGTGTATGCTCTGTGGGAGATGTGTAGAGGAATGTTCCTGGGGAGTTTATAGAAAGGAAAAGGATAGAATAGTCATATACTCCAATAGATGTGGAGCCTGTCAGAGATGTATAGTTATGTGTCCAAGAGATGCTATAACGGTAAGGAAAAATACAACATGTTGGAGAGATCACCCACTTTGGACAGCAGAAGTAAGGGAAGACATTATAAATCAATCTAAGACTGGCTGCGTATTACTAAGTGGTATGGGAAATGCTAAGGAGTATCCAACCTATTTCGACCGTATAGTCCTAGATGCCTGTCAGGTGACCAACCCATCTATAGATCCCCTTCGAGAACCTATGGAATTGAGAACTTATATAGGAAAGAAACCAAAAAAGTTAGAGTTTGAATTTGTAGAGGAGGAAATAGACGGTAAAAAAATTAAGAAAGCTAAGTTAAAAACTAAAATAGCACCTAATTTAAAGTTGGAGACACCTATCATGATAGCACATATGTCCTATGGGGCCCTGTCTTTAAATGCTCATTTAGCAATGGCAAAGGCTGTTAAGGAGTGTGGAACCTACATGGGTTCTGGAGAAGGGGGTCTCCATAAGGCACTCTATCCATATGCAGATCATATAATTACTCAGGTGGCAAGCGGTAGGTTCGGGGTAAATGTGGATTACTTAAACAGAGGAGCTGCAATTGAGATAAAGATAGGACAAGGTTCAAAACCTGGAATAGGAGGCCATCTACCGGGAGAGAAGGTAACTGCAGAGGTTTCTATGACAAGGATGATCCCTGAAGGTACTGATGCCATATCTCCAGCCCCACACCACGATATCTACTCTATAGAAGATTTGGCACAGTTGGTAAGGAGTTTGAAGGAGGCAACAAGATGGAAGAAACCTGTCTTTGTAAAGATTGCAGCAGTACATAACGTAGCAGCTATTGCAAATGGTATTGCAACATCAGATGCAGATGCAGTTGTAATAGATGGATTTAAGGGAGGTACAGGAGCAGCTCCAAAGGTATTCAGAGATCATGTTGGGATACCTATAGAGATGGCAATTGCAGCAGTTGATGAAAGACTTAGGGAAGAAGGTGTTAGAAACGAGGTGAGTATTATAGCCAGTGGAGGTATTAGGAACTCTGCAGATGTGTTTAAGGCTATAGCCCTTGGAGCGGATGCAGTATATATTGGAACTGCAGCTATGGTGGCCTTAGGTTGTAGAGTATGTGGTAGATGCTACACTGGACAGTGTGCCTGGGGTATTGCAACACAGAGACCTGAGTTAGTTAACAGGTTAGATATTGAGGAAGGAGCTAGGAGAGTGGCAAACCTTATAAAGGCCTGGACTCTCGAGATCAAGGAGTTACTTGGAGCGGCTGGAATTAATTCTATAGAGAGTTTAAGAGGAAATAGGGATAGATTAAGAGGTATTGGGTTAAATGAGGTGGAGTTAAAGGCTTTAGGGATCAAACACGTTGGATTTTAG
- a CDS encoding DUF2341 domain-containing protein, with product MYTSQSMLILALLLLLTAALFYNTIDFQRRQIIEEMRATSVDLKSSSIEHVVSSSISSVFSKVLNNASLKVANEGFFDSPEEVIEYLENNTENCINNYLDNISRYYSDQGYNFTYFFHITNITMVDGFTFKISYIFNYTLSYNGTINKTENINSSQYVTVKTILDAYHYRKPTYIMPIYIYNPNNYDLKDFQVNITLNNSNFIFSIDPNGTGLRFVYNNTYIPYWIEYWNYTNDGIKNDKAIIWIKVPELKAHKNTTIYLASTYPKISESNGDSVFELFDDFENSSGTKWNILYGSWRFNNSNYPLYNDLYNRQVIECEDAPPVARIISTNYTNLSSYIIEVVARGDNDYTSSQAPNIMVGYFADPQYYWLLTVHPDAFYTFDLGGRFDLGEGYGRRRGVWSALWSDYIDLYWTQVAQISREVMVCEEYPYPYDIKYIYRTRVDYNNITSPERGTWYLIKILITEKEVNGIKVKEVKGTYTPLEDYIKYNIENPWMIDTIITNPYGRRFELGTSWGDHNDSHQYVYFDNFRVRKYAPIEPKVYVSGKITRIYPLIYISPDRAYGTHYGEGVSYNPYFVEDPLEQYPSIVDMLAGRNTKEYGYSIKLTGLPISED from the coding sequence ATGTATACTTCCCAGAGTATGCTTATATTGGCTCTTTTACTACTACTAACTGCAGCACTTTTTTATAATACTATCGATTTCCAAAGAAGACAGATAATAGAAGAGATGAGGGCTACATCTGTTGATTTAAAGTCTTCTTCTATAGAGCATGTGGTGTCTTCTTCAATATCGTCCGTATTCAGTAAGGTGTTGAATAATGCCAGTTTAAAAGTTGCCAATGAAGGATTTTTCGACAGTCCTGAAGAGGTTATTGAATACTTAGAAAATAATACGGAGAATTGTATAAATAATTATTTAGATAATATTAGTAGATATTACAGTGATCAAGGATATAACTTTACATATTTTTTCCATATAACTAATATTACCATGGTTGATGGATTTACATTTAAAATATCTTATATCTTTAACTATACTCTCTCCTACAATGGGACCATAAATAAAACAGAAAATATAAACTCTTCCCAATATGTCACTGTAAAAACTATACTGGATGCATACCACTATCGAAAACCTACATATATTATGCCGATATATATATACAATCCTAATAACTACGATTTAAAAGATTTTCAGGTTAATATTACCCTAAACAACAGTAATTTTATTTTTTCTATAGATCCAAATGGTACAGGGTTAAGATTTGTATATAATAATACCTATATACCTTATTGGATAGAGTATTGGAACTATACAAATGACGGTATTAAAAACGACAAGGCTATTATATGGATAAAAGTCCCGGAATTAAAAGCTCACAAAAATACTACCATATACTTAGCATCCACCTATCCAAAAATATCGGAGAGTAATGGAGATTCGGTATTTGAGTTATTTGATGATTTTGAAAACAGTTCAGGTACCAAGTGGAATATTCTTTATGGGAGCTGGAGATTTAATAACAGCAATTATCCTCTATATAACGATCTATATAATAGACAGGTAATAGAATGTGAAGATGCTCCTCCAGTTGCAAGAATAATTTCCACAAACTATACAAATTTGAGTAGTTATATAATAGAGGTTGTTGCAAGGGGGGATAATGATTATACCTCTTCTCAAGCTCCAAATATAATGGTGGGGTATTTTGCAGACCCTCAATACTATTGGTTGCTTACTGTCCACCCAGATGCATTCTATACCTTTGATCTAGGGGGTAGGTTTGATCTAGGGGAAGGATATGGAAGACGAAGGGGCGTATGGAGCGCACTATGGTCAGATTATATAGATTTATATTGGACACAAGTAGCTCAAATATCTCGAGAAGTAATGGTATGTGAGGAATATCCCTATCCCTATGACATTAAGTATATCTATAGAACAAGAGTAGATTATAACAACATCACATCACCCGAAAGAGGAACTTGGTACCTTATAAAGATCCTTATTACTGAAAAGGAAGTAAATGGAATTAAGGTAAAAGAAGTAAAGGGGACATATACTCCTCTAGAAGACTATATAAAATACAATATTGAAAACCCATGGATGATAGATACAATAATAACCAACCCCTATGGAAGACGCTTTGAACTTGGTACCTCTTGGGGAGACCATAATGACAGTCATCAGTACGTATACTTCGATAACTTCAGAGTTAGAAAGTATGCACCTATAGAACCTAAAGTATATGTCAGTGGAAAAATTACAAGGATATACCCACTAATCTACATCTCACCAGATAGAGCCTATGGAACTCATTACGGAGAAGGAGTTAGTTATAACCCATATTTTGTAGAAGATCCTTTAGAGCAATACCCCTCAATTGTAGATATGCTCGCAGGAAGGAATACTAAGGAGTATGGATATAGTATAAAATTAACAGGACTACCTATATCTGAGGATTAA